One segment of Struthio camelus isolate bStrCam1 chromosome 25, bStrCam1.hap1, whole genome shotgun sequence DNA contains the following:
- the KRT20 gene encoding keratin, type I cytoskeletal 20, translated as MAFSNRSFQRGSSSHFHPPAPSVSGLTVRRTAIQKLQAPSVYGGAGGYGTRISTSTNYGQGFGGKFSNNFQLHITGNDELLTGNEKTTMQNLNDRLASYLEKVRSLEKANSQIEKQIKEWYEKNTSDIRHDHSPYFKIIEDLRNKIGVAQLENARLVLQIDNAKLAADDFRVKFENEHLLLQSVQNDINGLLRVLDDLTLTKSDLESQIESVNEELVFLKKNHDEEVDRLRKQVGGTVNVEVDAAPGINLATIMENMRKQYEEMAEKNREEAKEQFEKQTEDLKQEVAINIEQLQSQKREITERRQTFQGMELELQTHLNMKKSLEDTLAETEARYSHQLAQIQEAVANLEAQLRQIRADMAAQSNEYSVLLDIKTRLEMEIATYRRLLEGEDSGHFQVDTATADADKELSKIKKIKTIVEEVVDGKVVSSQINEIEEAI; from the exons atggcATTCTCTAACCGAAGCTTTCAGCGGGGTTCAAGCTCCCATTTCCATCCTCCTGCACCCAGTGTCAGTGGCTTAACTGTCAGGAGAACAGCCATCCAAAAACTTCAAGCACCTAGCGTCTATGGGGGAGCTGGTGGCTATGGTACCCGCATATCTACCAGCACCAACTACGGACAAGGCTTTGGTGGAAAATTCAGCAATAACTTCCAGCTTCATATTACTGGTAATGATGAACTGCTGACTGGCAATGAGAAAACAACTATGCAAAATCTAAATGACCGTTTGGCTTCATATCTGGAGAAGGTGCGTTCTCTAGAGAAAGCAAACTCCCAGATTGAAAAGCAGATCAAGGAGTGGTATGAGAAGAACACCTCAGACATAAGGCATGACCATAGTCCATACTTCAAAATAATTGAAGATCTCCGAAATAAG ATTGGTGTTGCACAGCTGGAAAATGCAAGGCTTGTCCTGCAGATTGACAATGCCAAACTGGCTGCTGATGATTTCAGAGTGAA GTTTGAGAATGAACACTTGCTCTTGCAAAGTGTACAGAATGACATTAACGGACTGCTCCGAGTCCTTGATGACTTGACCTTGACGAAATCTGATTTGGAGTCCCAGATTGAAAGTGTGAATGAAGAACTAGTTTTTCTTAAGAAGAACCACGACGAG GAAGTTGACAGATTGCGCAAACAGGTGGGCGGCACAGTTAACGTAGAGGTGGATGCTGCTCCAGGTATCAATCTTGCAACTATTATGGAAAACATGAGAAAGCAATATGAAGAAATGGCAGAAAAGAACCGTGAAGAAGCCAAAGAACAATTTGAAAAACAG acagAAGACCTGAAACAGGAAGTAGCCATCAATATCGAACAGCTGCAAAGCCAAAAGAGAGAGATCACAGAACGGAGACAGACCTTTCAGGGCATGGAGCTGGAATTACAGACCCACCTTAACATG AAAAAGTCTTTAGAAGATACCCTGGCTGAAACTGAAGCACGTTACAGTCATCAGCTAGCTCAAATACAGGAAGCAGTTGCCAATTTAGAGGCTCAACTGAGACAAATCCGGGCTGACATGGCAGCACAGAGCAATGAGTACAGTGTATTGCTGGATATCAAGACACGTTTGGAGATGGAGATTGCCACCTATCGCCGCCTACTGGAAGGAGAGGACAGCGG GCATTTCCAAGTGGATACAGCTACAGCGGACGCTGACAAAG